CGTCGGAACTGCATAATAGCATTATCGCGCGTACAAGGCCTCGTTTTCGAAATCCGAGTGAGAGAATAATATTCGTGACACCCACGATGTGCGTTTTAACTGCTGTTGAAATTGTGCGGAACGAGACCTTGGCGTTTGCAAAAGTGAGATCGCAAAGTGCGTTCACACAACAATGACTTTTACTTATGCGCCGTAAATAGAAGGATATTATTCTACGTTTTAAAACGAATGAAAAGATTGTATGAACGAACAAGTGAGTGAATGAGAAAAGAACATGTATGAGAGAAATTATTACACGATAGCAGCAAATCAATCGATTAATATTCctcatattaaattaatctgATGTTAAATTTTCCTCTAATTGCTGATAATTTGCAGAAAGATATTAAGCTGCGAGAGATAAAGGGATAATTAAACACAtacttttttgtacatttataacgCGCGAAGATAAAACTCTGAGAATTTATCTCAATATAAATTGAgaacttattattaaaattatttttctcttgccTAAAATTTCACCAATTTTTCGCAAGTGTCTGCGAGTTAATTGTCGGCATTATGTATACAGGAGAAGagtaacaatttaattagTCCTCGTAGGGACATGTATCCCGAACGTGAGATGAGATCACCTAAGAAGGCGATATGAGTGGGAACTACGGGAGCACCgcaagcaaaaaaaatacttgGTTGGACGATAGCGCTCGTGGGATAAAGTTACTGAGGTGCTTAATTCGAAACATATCCGATGTGCCTCGTAGGAGCTATTATGTTAGCGACGCTTTTCTTTCTTGACGTTACAGCATGACCATCAAAAGGTTGACGAACTCGCCAGATAACCATGTCTGTATTTCGGGTACACGATGATTTTTGGCGAACAATACTATTCTTGTAATAATATCGAGAGATCGTTGGGAGATGTTTCATTATATATCATAACGTAATCGTAAACGTAAAAGTAACTTAGACCGCTCGGATATATCGGATGTATCAGTTATATCGCGAATCaatcttatttataataatacgagatagatttttataaatttcattaaaatgtacaatacGTCACACACGCCAGAATATTTATCTCAAAATTCagtagattataaaaaatgcaacgaataattattttcaactaaAAGCTTTATAACTAAATCAactctaaatttttatatcaagtttTTGTGAACAAATTCGTTATAGTTgaataatacacaattttttttctgttaactGGTACTGCGAATAACTATCTAGCTGGCTTGCAACGTAATACCGGATTGTCCTCTTTTTGATACGTAATCTTATCGAGTGTTTATTGACCAGTTAAAGtggaaaatatgtaaaacaacatatgaaattttttatcgagtGTGGCACTTTATAGAAACGAGCATTACAATCTAAACTAATAAATTGCAGTTTAAAAAAActgatattttttgaataatgaatTAACGCAATTTCCATCATACACAAAAGATTATTGgtatttagtaaaaatactatatattctgtaattccttttttttttttcaaagaaaatactatttatacattaaaaaagattttgatattattaaaattaattctttaatacgtttattgttgcataaatgtttataaatttttgcaaaaattatatataacttttgaaATGCAGTAATCGTTCTAGCAATAAAATGCGTCTGCattatatcgcaatataaACTCATATTTTTGTCTggattattttattcacaacATGTTCAGTTGTTAATTATCGATCCTCGAGCGAGTGGTCGCAATTCGATCCGCCGTTGCGACGCGACATCAGCGTCACTTTTATCGGGGACGTAGCGGAGTGTAGATAGTAGAAACGAAGTACGGCTAAGCCGCCGGCAACACGCCCACCTGGAAGGTAAATGAAAGATCAGCCGGAGTGCAAACAATAGCTCGAGTGATTATATCCGCGCTCGAAGACCGGAATGTCACTCGAGGTGGCGATATcccgtgcgtgcgtgcgcgcggaaaagggtaaaaaaaaacaggatcGTCTGCCACGTGCAATAATTTCGAGACGCCACGTGGAGACCATCGTCCTCCAGTGGCCAGAAATAAAAATCCCAGAATATCTTCAGCGATAACATTGTCTTGCGGAAGATGTCCGGAAAAAGAATTCTCTTTGCATGTATCTTGTACAGCCATATCTGTTCTTGTAAATGGCACTTAAAGCTTCTTTACAGTGTCTTCAGCTTTGGTACATAAAGCCTTACTTAGaaggaaaacaatttttccggAAATATTGCGCTCACAATGCATTTTATGCCAGCTTTccacttttacggaaattaatatttaactcaCAAGTGCTCTCCTCAACAGCGTGGACTTTCCGCAACTTTTACAGTCGCTGGAGTATTCTTAAACCGCACCGCAATCGGCATTATTGTTTGTGATTTCATTTATCAGGAAGGAAAAAACGATTTCTCTCTGTAAATCTAAAAGCgcgaatgcaatttttatttactgataCATTTTTGCGAGAATGTGcgcttttttcctctttctctcttttttttttatatttatttatgcatgaTCTCATCCGATTAGCGAATATTCTACAGAGTAAAGATGCATGCAGGCATCGACACTGTGTGATGGACAGCCAATATTGTCGAGGCAAGAGGGCAAACAGCGTTGAGTGTTTGCTCCTGGAAACCGTTAACGCTCTTGAAGCAGGGTTTTAACAATGCTCGATCGACCGATGAATGCACGTGTGTAATGCGTACGATGTGACGACAGGCCGTAGCACAGCCGGCTGGAACAAATTtcctataaaattttgaaaaactgTATTGTCGCGCGATATCATGAAAGATGGGCTTGCTCATACACAATAAGCAGGATCACGCGTGTACTTCAtcatgtttatttcttttttatttttgcaagctCTTGTGCAAGAGGGAAATTATTTGACATCGACGCGATTTGCGTCGTGTGAATTTACCGAAATGATTTGCACCTCGAATTCTTGAAACTGGTAATtctcaaacaaaaaatttttgaaaacgcCAACGCACTAGAGATAGAAGCAATtgaactttgatattttattttttattccatgtTTTAATACACAGTAAttcatgattttattattcttttcgaATCATTTCTCATATCATGGAAACttaagtttatttataatgcgaaatttaattctgttaaaatttattttaagtttaatgaaaaatgaagCTTTATTTGTTCTTTAAAATGGCTTTATTTGTCTTTAAAAcggctttaaaaataataattgtttgatatgtttaattaagaacaaagaaaaagaattaatttgatGATTCGAAGATTTGGTCAATGATTAGTTCTTCCGAAAATCAGTAATTTTCTGAGATTTGggaatatatatcattttggAACATGAAGCTGATTATGAAGCGGTATATTAACCAGTTGTAACGACAAAGCGACGTACACGTATGTACCTAATGAGATTAGGGGCGCATTTGAGCCTGCTGACAATCAGCTTTGACCGATTTACTCGGGTGGGCAGTATTGGTTTTTCGTGTACGCGAACTACGGTGCGTAACGCCCTGGACACCTACTGGCTGGGTGGCTTGTCGTTTTTATGGATATAGCTTGTATTTCTTGAGGGTTTATAAGCATACAATGCAGCAACTTTCAAAGAGCGCGAAATAGATTCATCACGAAATGTTGagcattttaacaaaattttgtaccCTAATAGAGTAGAATGAACAATCCTGCATGAGAAAAACggtatattttcaatttaactaaaaagccttgtaattttttaaaaaatgcgaGAATGAGAAAAATGTGTGAAGGTTTATGGAGCggcattttgcaattaaaattcttttgtttttcgtCCATCCATTATTCTAAAAGTGATGATGATTACAAATATAACTCATTGTCGGTAAATTTaccaataaatatttgtattaaatttttgcaatatatgtatatgtatatgtatattttgacCTTCTCTTCGCAATTGTGACgaagattaattttgaatttagttttcttccttttataatattttacaaaataaaatatattgtattgaCACTGTCGCGAGTTTAGTagagaaaaatcatttttagcgaatcaataataaagagaataaAGGAAAGTATGtttagttaaaatttataactttaatgTCACGGGGCAGAGTAATTCATTAATGTCGTAACAGAATAGTAACGACAAGGTTTTTCATCGAAATGTTAATGACTGTAATTCTAGCGTTCGAATGTCCGCgtaacagaaaattatttcgagaaatgtCAGTAATACGTAAACTCGTACACGCGCctttaaagtatatatttgtCTTGTAAAGGCAAATTACTCAAGTTTTACAAAGAGTAACTTCTCTTTTATAGCTAcaaatttctagaaatttttttcgaataacaacaataatatgAGAATGCCTGTACTTATGCAATTTACAAAGGACaaagcaatttataaaattaccaGCAGCTAAtgcttttattaaaacttaaaatatactCGATTTTATTCGTTTAAATTATGTGAAGTCACCcgcttttttaacatttatatcaaGCTATATTTGCTTTACAACATTTTTGGttgatttgtatttttcttatttatgatataaaatcaatagtGCTAATAGTGTTTAattagtatatttattaaatataaaattaatggtacaatttttaaaatcctcattatttcatttcattgatttaatgcaaatttaatataatatataatttaattattttctttttctgtattaaacattttcgtGATACTTAATGTCGTAACAGAATAGTAACGACAAGGttttttatcgaaatgttAATGGCTGTAATTCTAGCGTTCGAATGTCCgcgtaatagaaaattattcttatattcattattatagcATTTGAGAGACACATTAAAGAATATCGATTATctttttgtgaaattaaaatgattgatGCTATTCAggattatgtatttatatattatataggaaaataattaattgaatgatgcaatgaaacaaaatgcgaattattatgacaaattaattaaaatattagaacgCATGAAAGTCGCGTTCTCGATGGTATGCATCCGCGGTGTGAAATCATGAATTTGTAATCAGAAGAATCTTTTTCTGCAAACGCGGGGATGCCAAAATTATGTGACGTCAAAGGAACGTGCTGCGAATATGGTGTCGTTACaactgaaaattaaattggaCGATAAAGGCGGACGTTTGTCATTAAACTGTGTCTGTGCCCCTTTTTAATCAGGTATTTTACAACGGGATTAATTGTACGCTCGGAATTGGACCTATGTACCGCGCAGATCTCATTGTGCCTGGCTTTATTCATGCCGTTGATTGCTTTGGTAACCCTAGAACGACTGGAAGCACACCAGGGTTTCATTATTCTCTTCGACAGAAAGCGCGCGGGCGATCGATCTTGtctcttaaattattttacgcgTTGAACGTAACTTGTTGCGCGAGGTCAGCGTTGCATATGTATGCGTGTGATACATCGAAAGCACGAAAACTGTACAGGTTGTCCTTGTAACAATATATCACAGGAATTAAAAAgatgaaatttgttttacagaTTAATgcaaatctttaattttgtcttctcatctatttaatgaaaaatttacacaatttttattgaactTTAATGATAAACCTCTAAAAAGggacatattaaaattatcatttttgtaacaaaGCTGCGAAACAACATAGATTGCAACattgttttaattgattttaatcgcgttctcttcttctctctctctctctctttctctctgctgCTGTTGCTAGCCATACTCGCAAATTGCATCATAAAATTACTTCGTCCGTTCTTTGCGCGTAATGTGATAGTCAATGCTTTCTTTGTCTGAAGcgtaaagaattaaattatgctctttttcttaaaaacacATCGCAtcaatgtacatttttatagggttaatttatcaatttttttattagaagtttgtattttattgcagCAAAAAAAGTAAACTCACAAAATGCATTGGTAGCGATCAATAGCAGTTTAaatcgtatttttaaaaacattttttatatttatttattttgaacaaTTGAAGGATTGCATATCCGTTAAACATATTTGATAAACGCATTGTTAAATGTACAGGCTAATATTTTGACGGATTAATGAGaggtaaaaattatacaattggAATTCACGacctaattatttattcattgattttatattttatatttgtcgtATGTATGTACTGCAAGCGGaaacgtaaaatttaatatgctGCACGCATTTAGTCGTCAAATATCGGTCTAAAACACGACGGAAGTTGCTAAATTCTATCTTCTCGATCGGTCTGACACTTTTGGGGTGGACACGTATTAGTTTTTCTTATCCCGCCGCCGGCACACACGCGACGGGTATCTTCATCGGCTTCATCTGCCACTTGTGACGAAGGGAGTCCGGAAGTGGGGTTTCCGGAAATGTGCTATCGTCCGAATAACGATCATCGCTTAATCCGCTTAAATCGCGTTGACTCAACACGTGAACCTGtgtgaaaacaataattattctcGTTTAATATTCCGTGTTTTAAACAGGAAAATACGTTTTACAGCATCTTGCCGAGTAATTCTTAAAGAATCACAGACAATGAATTTTTCGTCGAAAATGACGCATGTCTGCaaagatacaatttttattttattttattttatttttttttttaaattttatatttaattagcatTCACAAAATAGCCGACACTGTAGTATTTTTCGACATTTCTGAGAGACAATTAATGATACGGAGAACTGGTCACAAACAGTTGTTCTAACATGTACAAATATTCGGTCATGCTGTTTGATAATTCGCCGCATTGTTGCTCCGTAACGGGATTCTCGGGTGAATAATCGCACGTACAAATACGATTAATTAGGATGGGTCGGCAGGCGAATTCTTATTATGGACAGATGTAACAAGAACGCCAACTGTGCGCAGACTAATTAATCTTTGACATTAACAATTTCAACGGCATTAATCTCTCGCGAATAATACAGTTGCTAACGTGTATAATgcacgaataaatatttctcatccTGCTTATACGCATTATCACATCGCTATCTAATATTCTTCTTTGATGAAAAACAAACAACGTAAAGAATAATACGTATTGTATACTTTTGTGTTTTCACTTCGTTACGAAAATAGCATTTTTcgtattgtttttaaataaaaatcgacaaaATATTTCCTGTTATATTTCGGCGcggtatttttttaagtaagaaCTATATGTACGTATTGATTTACACATAACAATCGATATTTTTGTCTGTAAATGTCAACGATAATGCAGCGATCAAACTCACATTGCGCATACATCGAGTCTCGTGCATAAGGCAAGTAGTTACAGCGAGTTTTGATCAGACAGAAAAGCAATACCGAACGCATTTGAACTACGGCGGCAAAATTAAGTGACATTCAAACGCGCGTTTAGCACAAGATTGATGTTACATAATCAAAGCTACCAGGTCGCGTAAATTGCAATGCAAACACGTAATGGTCAATTGTTGCATATCGCTATTGTGGCTGCATCGCGCAATATTATTACTGTGACGAAGGACGGTGTTTATCCTCGAAGCGAGAAGTTCGGTGATCAATAAGCCGAGAGTTTACGCGTTCGGCGCTAATTAAAGTTGTGTATACTTGCACAATGCTCGACAACCACTTAGGTACCGGACGCGCCTAATCGGTAGTTCACTACTTCGCACCACGGATTATCGATTGTCACGCGATCTTACCATGTAGTGCAGCAGTCGACAGGAATTGAACTTGCTCTGGCAGGCTTTCGGCTTGCAGTGCGATGCGGTTAGGTATCTCGGATAATGTCCCTCGCCGAGGTCTCTTATTTCGAATTGCGTCTCGCAAGTGCATTGCAGAGACTGcgaataaacatttttgttaaacGTTTCTTATTTCATGTGTCACTTGATATACGGAAGTtacttgatattaatttacagaaataTACGTAGACGTTATGCTAATTAAATGGCACGAAAGCGGATATTCTTTATGTTGAAACGAATAATAGAATGCCATTCGACAAAATCAAGATAACAGAGTTTTCTTtgtaatagaattaattaattaatttaaatatctgcAAAGTAATTCGCGTAGAATTCCTCGCACGTTGCTTGGTAACTAACGAGCTCGTTTTCAACTTTTCGGTTAAATTCCACATAGCACGCAATGTGTGCTTTGAACGTGACACTTTTTGGTGGATGACAGCCGTTTCGGCTACATACAAAACGATTCGCGAAAGCCCGCAAAACAAATGAACGAATGAAACAGCGCGGCAAAATGAAAaggaaaaacgaaaaaacaaATCCTATCGCGTACTCTTTATGAAATTCGATTTGAAACACATTTAATCTCTCGTTGTGCCGTTACCGCAAAATACAACGCAATTTTCTCCTCTAATgcataaaaagttattcacAGTTggttttttttgcaataaatcgAGGTGACCTTTGCCATTAAAATCCGCGCTGCGACGACACGCGTGGGAGAACCTTCGCGTTTTAACatcaatttagaaaataatcacCCATGCGTTTAACAAACTTCAAGCACGAAAGCATCGAGATGTGAAAGGGCAATGAAGAATCGGATACATTCAATTGCCGGGAAACTTTTGTCGAGAAAACTTCAAGTGCGTTACTGttattcttttctaaattattcaaaGGAAAAATGTTAATTGACAGTcaaacgtttcttttttttttttgctttgttACATCATAAGCTAACATTTATCcctgttataaaaataatgaatttatgtGACACTAATTCAGCTCGGATATCACGTGACAGCGTTGTGTAACGATGCcacgtttcttttttgttttttttgcgAAAGAAAACTAGGAGAAAAGAGATTCTTGCGAATTATGCAAACGTACTCTCGTTAGAAGACGCGGCTGCAGGTCGATGTCCTCGGTGCCGGCGATACGCTTAACTTGCTCGGGATGAAAACTGCGCTTATCCTCGTAGAAGAATGCGTTTCGACTCGAGATATCCTCGCTATCGTCCAGTACGAATTCCGGCGCAACAACTTGCTCCTTCCACCGATCGATTGACAAAACTTGCCCCGGGCCCTCCGCAAACAAGCCATGGATCATCATCTGATTTTATATTGGTGTTTcgtgattaaaattttcattcattatgtatcataatatttcaatatttttccattaaaatttatgaaattttaattttaataacaaggGATGTAGGTCACtttgttttttcaatttcagaatacgtgatttttaattttatgatacattTTTGTACGAGATTGtgaaaggaatatttttttttaattgaaattatgcGTGTAAGCAATCAAAAGTGAAGATAAGTTATtattaagttatatttttttttagttttaattcaAGATTTGACAGTTGTGAAAAGTGATGGTTCCTTTCAAAATTCGGCTCaagaaaaaatgagattaaGTAAATTAATGCTAAGTAATGTATTGTGTTTATCATACAACAAATTACGGGAGGGTCGACAAAACAGACGTATGTCCGATGATGCTTACGCAAAGAATAAGGAGCTTCATCCTTCCCAGGACACGTCTCGCACGAGCCATCACCGTATACTGAGGACTCGTCTCTGACATCCGCTCTTTATATacgaaattatgaaaataatagcgGCTCTATATTCCGACGATAGGTAAGATCCCATTACATCGTCGCCAAGATGCCATTAATGCTACTCGATATCTATTCGAGGGGATGCGTGGATTTCAGTAGCCTTTGTTCGAGCCGCGTCCACGCAGCTCTTTTGTCTCTCTCTATTCATATCTATAAATAAGAGCACTTTTTCCTACGGACACGAGAGTGGGACCTTCGCCCCTACCGCGAAGACAGGGTCGCGGCATATAAGGGCGTACGCCAATTCCGTTCGAAACATTTGTTCCGAACGTTGTGCTGGACAACACGTTGCAAGCTTGACCCAACGTcgacatttataaaatctcaATTTCGCGAAGCGACTCATCCGTTGTTTGCAACCGTGATACGGAACGACGTGCACCAGCAAATTGACAAATGCGTTTGCGAGTAGCTGAAAACCCGGCGAAGGGACAGCTTCCGGAGGGAATGAAACTTACTTACCGTTTTCAAGCAAACCAAGTACGCGACATATCGAAAAGTTCGCAAAGTTCAAAGTTGTTAATATCGGAAGATTACTCGCGAATGTCAGGTTGATATTTGATATAACATACATGTATAATGACTTGTATAATGTGTATAggaatagttatatatatatgttataaatatatatatatatttattaagatttacattattaaattggtTTTATTAGCATTAAATTGTTCAGTGATCCATTTATTTCCGCCGCTTGTGCGAGCAATTATTAATGCtttgttttacaaaatgaaatttatatcatcactaaaaatatgtattactttgaattatattttaatctaaagtattttttttcaaacaactCTGCGTTCTGCGTGgctcatattaaaaaaatatgtattattttgaattatattttaatctaaagTATTTTCTTCTTCAAGCAACTCTGTTTGCATTTCTGTGTGgctcatattaaaataatatgaacaaaattaacttattttataattatgtatctaACTTCTTCTCTTACTTTTCCAACAGTATGTGAAATATGCTCGCGCGAAGTAATTGTCGCAAGCAACGGAAATATGCGGAGGATTGATGCACGTGTGTTCAATTGACGCGCAGATGTCACGAACATCCGGACAAATAATCAAAGTTATACTGCCGGCATCTCGGCGTGAAAAACTACTTGTTCTTAACGAGATCATAAGTTTTAACGGTTCTTTA
This genomic window from Linepithema humile isolate Giens D197 chromosome 5, Lhum_UNIL_v1.0, whole genome shotgun sequence contains:
- the Ptth gene encoding prothoracicotropic hormone, encoding MSETSPQYTVMARARRVLGRMKLLILCMMIHGLFAEGPGQVLSIDRWKEQVVAPEFVLDDSEDISSRNAFFYEDKRSFHPEQVKRIAGTEDIDLQPRLLTRSLQCTCETQFEIRDLGEGHYPRYLTASHCKPKACQSKFNSCRLLHYMVHVLSQRDLSGLSDDRYSDDSTFPETPLPDSLRHKWQMKPMKIPVACVPAAG